Below is a genomic region from Primulina eburnea isolate SZY01 chromosome 9, ASM2296580v1, whole genome shotgun sequence.
CATCAATGGTCAGTTTTGAATTCTTCAGTTGCTCAGGTGGAGAGAGAAATGGGTAAAGTTCATGCATTGGACTTAGGGATGACCACAGTTGTTGTTGATGATACTAGGGTTGTTGGGCACATGCAAACATCATCTCTTCATGTCGTCTTGCCCGATTCTTTGTTGTTGTTTATATCCCCTCTATCTCTACACGGAGATCTTTCTGAGGGCACCAGGCCCATTCCCTCTGTATCACGCTGGTATGTTGTTTATGGCAGACAATATCTCGTTGAGGTGAAGGTTTTCTCGCCGGGACCTGGGGCACAAGAAATTTACATAACAGAAAGCgatgatattgaaattcacGATAGCAATGAGTTCTGGAATATTCTTCCGGTATCAGATGCTATAATAACCAAACCGAATTATAGAATCCTCAATGCAAATTTATGTGGATTGGGAAGGCTGACTGCAACTTTGGCTTACAACAGTGGAGATGAAATGAGAATAGAAGTTCTTAAGGTTGTTCAAGAAGTCATGGTCTGTGATCAAGTTAAATTCACTATTAAACGAGAGAGTGGTGCTTCTGACAGTATTCTCCTCCCGTGGGTCCCTGGTGTGTATCAGGATTTGGAGTTGGAAGCAAGTGGAGGTTGCGCAATGTCTTCCAGTGACTATAAATGGTTTTCATCAGATGTGGCTGCTGTATCTGTGTCGGCTTCTGGAATTGTTCAGGCAAAAAAGCCGGGAAAAGCAACTATCCGAGCAGTGTCTATCTTTGATTCATTGAATTATGATGAGGTGGTTGTTGAAGTTACGTTGCCCTCCTCAATGGCTATGCTTCCTGGATTCCCTGTGGAGACTTCTGTTGGAACATATCTTCATGTTTCTGTGACACTAAAGGCACCAGGTGGATCCTACTTCTATGCATGTGATGCTTTCAGGTCTTTGGTGAAATGGAAAACTGAAAGTGAGTCTTTTATAATTGTCAATGGAACTGTTGGTTTAGTTTTTCCGAACAAGCAGGAAGATGTTGAACTCAAATCCTTATCACATGGGACTCCATGTGCTTGGACCCTTGTTTATGCATCTAATCATGGTCGCTCTCCGGTGCATGCAACATTGACTACAGAACATCAACATTTTGACCAGACTAGTATAGTCCCCGTTGTTTTGAAAGCGTCTTCAAGTATTGCAGCATATTTACCTCTCATAGTGCATCAGGCGAGCAATGGGAACCAGTTTGGTGGTTACTGGTTTGACTTAGTTCAGGCCCAATCGCAGAATCAGTTAAGTAATTTGGATCATCTATATCTTGTCCCTGGAACACACATGGATATAATGTTAAAAGGGGGACCAGAAAGGTGGGATCAAGATATTGAATATATTGAAACGGTGGAAGGTTTAGATGAACATCAATTGCACGTGAAAGATAGAGCGGTCATTTATCAAATACCAACCAGCAATGGTAATGCATACAGAATAGTATGTGAAAGTTTGGGGACTTTTAAACTCATTTTTAGGCGTGGTAACTTAGTTGGAAAAGATCATCCTTTGCCTGCTGTAGCGGAAGTACAGTTATCACTTGCATGTAGTTTTCCATCTACCATTGTAATAATAGCTGATGAAGCTTTGAATGCACCTCAAATTTTACAATCTGCTGTTCAGGCTAACCGTACACCAGTAGGAATTCGTGTATCTCCAATTACAGTTGCCAATGGACGGAGAATACGAGTGTCCTCAGTTGGTATTAGTGATTCTGGAAAACCATTTGCAAATTCATCTTCTCTCGATTTAAGGTGGGAACTTATTGGATGCCAAGGTATGGTACTCATGGATGATGCCTACAGTTCATCAACAGCAAAATCCAGTTGGGAGAGATTTTTAATCTTGCAAAATTCATCTGGACTGTGCACCATTCGCGCTACGGTTGTTTCCTTCATCGATTCTATTGGCCATCATGATTTTACCAGGATGCCTGAAAGTTCAATGAATAATCTGACAGATTCAATCCAGCTGCAACTCGTTTCTACTCTTAGAGTTAGTCCAGAGTTTAGCTTGTTGTTTTTCAGTTTGGAAGCCAGGTTGAATCTCTCAATCAGTGGAGGGAGCTGCTTCTTGGATACAATGGTAAATGATACTCAAATTGTGGGAGTTATACAGCAAAGTCCTGCTCATCATTGTCAACATTTAATGCTGGCTCCTAAAAGCTTGGGGTCTGCACTTGTGACTGTTCACGATATTGGTCTTGTTCCTCCACTTGTTGCATCTTCTTCAGTCCAAGTTGCAGATATTGAGTGGCTAAAGATTACAACTGGAGAATATATAAGCATCATGGAAGGAAATATGCAGTCTCTACATTTTTTGGCCGGGGTTGGGGAGGGGTGGAGCTTTGACTCTTCTCAGTACATTTACATGAATATCCGTGTTCATATTGAAGATGATATGGTTGAGCTTGTGGAGGATTATGATTTTGCATTTGTGGGAGATGGGTGTGTGCATGCGCCGAATTTCACCATCCGAGGTACTCATCTTGGGGTAACAACTATTTATCTTAGTACTGTCCAACATTCTGGACTTGAAATTGTGAGCGAACCAGTCAAGGTGGAAATCTATGCCCCACCAAGAATACATCCCAGTGATATATTCCTAGTACCTGGTGCATCTTTTGTGCTCTCTGTACGAGGTGGTCCTAAACTTGGTACACATGCTCAATATGCGAGTATGGACGGTCAGATTGCAGAGGTTCACAAGTCTTCAGGTCGACTCTCAGCCATTTCTCCTGGGAACAGTACAGTAGTTGTCACAATATACAGTACTGGTGATTTCTTGCTTTGTCAAGCATACGGTTCTGTTAAAGTTGGGATTCCTTCTTCAGCGATTCTGAATGTTCAGAGTGAACAACTTGCTGTTGGCCGGTTGATGCGAATACATTCTTCTCTGTCGGAAGGAAATTTATTTTCCTTTTACGGGCTTTGTAAAAATTTCAATTGGACTGTGGAAGACAAGGAGATTCTGAATTTTCATGTGGCAAATCATGCACCAGAAGTAGAGCATGACAGTTTAAGAAATATTCCGTCTGGTTCCTTGAACAAGCAAGAGAGTAGCTTTATTCAAATTATGTATGGATTATCTGCTGGCAAGACAAATGTTACTGTTTCTTTCTCCTGTGATATTAGATTGTCGAATTCATTTTCGAAGTCAGTGTTTTATAGTGCATCTAGATTACTGTGGGTGGTCTCTGATCTTCCACTTGCTCTTGGATCACCAATGACCTGGATCCTTCCTCCTCATTATACATCATCAGATCTATTACCTTTATTTTCTCATGGGTACAACAAAGGGGATCCGCAAAGTGATAAACTGGCGATTGCGTATTCTCTGTTAGGGCATTACAATAGGAAGAATGAGGAGGTGCAGGATGCTGCAATACATATCAAAGGTGCTAAAATCATAACAAAGGGATTTGACAATCTTGTGTGCATCCAAGCGAAAGACAGGTCAACTGGGAGAACTGAGGTTGCTTCTTGTGTGAAGGTTACCGAGGTTGCTCAAATAAGAATTGTGACAGATGAGTTTCCTGTCCACGCGCTACCCATGGGTGCACAGCTTGATCTTCCAATCAAATATCACGATGCTCTTGGAAATCCATTTCACGAGGCTCATAATGTTACGCTGTTTGAAGCTGAAACCAATAATCCTGATGTTATCTCAATCAACAGCAGCTATCAAAATGGGGGTATCCGTATTCTAGCAAAAAACCAAGGGATGGCCCTTTTACAGATATCCTTCATCAATAATCCTCAGAAATCAGACTATGTTCTGATTTCTGTCGGGCCGCTCTTATATCCTCAGAATCCAGTCATGCACCGAGGAACAAGCCTTAATTTTGGCATTAAGGGCTTCGGGGATTCAAATTCAGGCCAGTGGTTTAGTGGCAATGCGAGTATTTTATCTGTGGAGAGACTATCAGGAAAAGCTGAAGCTATACGAGCAGGTCAAACC
It encodes:
- the LOC140841501 gene encoding nuclear pore complex protein GP210; translation: MLPFAPVLLYALFLLLHNANSLSSSGPHVADVNILLPPKMTYPVEYRLQGSDGCFKWSWDHQDILSVFPEYNSSSRCSTSARLKSIAPYGGRKETAVYATDLNSGMVIRCKVYIDAISRVQIFHNSIKLDLDGLATLRVRAFDSEENVFSSLTGLRFSWRLMPEIDGFPHNLIHVPLKESPLSDCGGLCGDLDIQVKLEESGVYSDLFVVKGTGIGHEIVSVHLLEPSFMHLEDKIVLTVAEAMSLDPPSPVFLLIGAVVNYKLKVIRNNSPHLVSLPSPFHQWSVLNSSVAQVEREMGKVHALDLGMTTVVVDDTRVVGHMQTSSLHVVLPDSLLLFISPLSLHGDLSEGTRPIPSVSRWYVVYGRQYLVEVKVFSPGPGAQEIYITESDDIEIHDSNEFWNILPVSDAIITKPNYRILNANLCGLGRLTATLAYNSGDEMRIEVLKVVQEVMVCDQVKFTIKRESGASDSILLPWVPGVYQDLELEASGGCAMSSSDYKWFSSDVAAVSVSASGIVQAKKPGKATIRAVSIFDSLNYDEVVVEVTLPSSMAMLPGFPVETSVGTYLHVSVTLKAPGGSYFYACDAFRSLVKWKTESESFIIVNGTVGLVFPNKQEDVELKSLSHGTPCAWTLVYASNHGRSPVHATLTTEHQHFDQTSIVPVVLKASSSIAAYLPLIVHQASNGNQFGGYWFDLVQAQSQNQLSNLDHLYLVPGTHMDIMLKGGPERWDQDIEYIETVEGLDEHQLHVKDRAVIYQIPTSNGNAYRIVCESLGTFKLIFRRGNLVGKDHPLPAVAEVQLSLACSFPSTIVIIADEALNAPQILQSAVQANRTPVGIRVSPITVANGRRIRVSSVGISDSGKPFANSSSLDLRWELIGCQGMVLMDDAYSSSTAKSSWERFLILQNSSGLCTIRATVVSFIDSIGHHDFTRMPESSMNNLTDSIQLQLVSTLRVSPEFSLLFFSLEARLNLSISGGSCFLDTMVNDTQIVGVIQQSPAHHCQHLMLAPKSLGSALVTVHDIGLVPPLVASSSVQVADIEWLKITTGEYISIMEGNMQSLHFLAGVGEGWSFDSSQYIYMNIRVHIEDDMVELVEDYDFAFVGDGCVHAPNFTIRGTHLGVTTIYLSTVQHSGLEIVSEPVKVEIYAPPRIHPSDIFLVPGASFVLSVRGGPKLGTHAQYASMDGQIAEVHKSSGRLSAISPGNSTVVVTIYSTGDFLLCQAYGSVKVGIPSSAILNVQSEQLAVGRLMRIHSSLSEGNLFSFYGLCKNFNWTVEDKEILNFHVANHAPEVEHDSLRNIPSGSLNKQESSFIQIMYGLSAGKTNVTVSFSCDIRLSNSFSKSVFYSASRLLWVVSDLPLALGSPMTWILPPHYTSSDLLPLFSHGYNKGDPQSDKLAIAYSLLGHYNRKNEEVQDAAIHIKGAKIITKGFDNLVCIQAKDRSTGRTEVASCVKVTEVAQIRIVTDEFPVHALPMGAQLDLPIKYHDALGNPFHEAHNVTLFEAETNNPDVISINSSYQNGGIRILAKNQGMALLQISFINNPQKSDYVLISVGPLLYPQNPVMHRGTSLNFGIKGFGDSNSGQWFSGNASILSVERLSGKAEAIRAGQTHVNFKSSSLHLSTQVTVLETNTVLVEPPKEVLTNVPFPLKGYAFTVKFSDAYTDLHEAVGNNILSLFECAVDPPYIGFSKPWKDLDTDNLYCLFFPYSPEHLARSTPNLGDTGHHTSVSVRASLKGNHHISGSASAVFIGGFTVLEMDQPSLHLNMTPDSNKRILTIIGNTDIKINWRDRDHLSIRPIRERGDAGEGKHVRYEVKVLGGKSFEDQLTLSLPATGQSVEINVSFEAEESKAVVKTAVVTSWIGVVAIFFLLILTVTFLIYCLDKPDRSEPIIRSGTPSVAAPVTPNRSSPAVVNDQSPRTPQPFIDYVRRTLDETPYYRQEFRRRINPQNTY